In a single window of the Niabella ginsenosidivorans genome:
- a CDS encoding DUF6371 domain-containing protein: MSDLKFDKNRYRAKQCPCGRSNRDGKFTPYTGYDTAGYCHSCGQTFLPDQINGQPLFPEGNKKKPDAVTYIDKNLMHRTLTGDDNFTSWLQRIFPANQVAWLVRRYNIGTSKHWPGATVFWQVCRNNIVRGGKIMVYDPTTGRRNKQKFTWVHKLANIPNYELRQHLFGLHLMDENKPVAVVESEKSAIVCSMYFPDLVWMACGGLQGLTTEKLRPVRACRIILFPDANGFDTWNKKADEIRAALPGTHIAVSGLLEKKCTPTEKQAGLDIADFLLKTPWADFEAQQEKKHQALQKEKQILEASKNSPQDEYDFEILKDGSIVALTPEGYPAAWDQPSQNNKLYFFNR; the protein is encoded by the coding sequence ATGAGCGATTTGAAATTTGATAAAAATAGGTACCGGGCGAAACAATGCCCTTGTGGCCGTAGCAACCGCGATGGTAAGTTTACTCCTTATACTGGATATGATACCGCAGGTTATTGCCACAGCTGCGGCCAAACCTTCCTGCCCGATCAGATAAATGGTCAACCCTTGTTTCCCGAAGGAAACAAAAAGAAACCAGACGCCGTTACCTACATAGATAAAAACCTCATGCACCGCACCCTCACCGGGGATGATAATTTTACCTCATGGTTGCAACGGATATTCCCGGCGAATCAAGTTGCATGGTTGGTTCGCCGCTACAACATCGGAACGAGCAAGCATTGGCCCGGCGCTACTGTGTTTTGGCAGGTATGCCGTAATAATATTGTTAGGGGCGGAAAGATCATGGTCTATGATCCCACAACCGGCAGGCGAAATAAACAAAAATTCACATGGGTTCATAAACTGGCCAACATCCCGAATTACGAACTACGCCAGCATCTATTCGGTCTGCACTTAATGGATGAAAACAAACCGGTGGCAGTGGTCGAAAGTGAAAAGAGCGCTATTGTTTGCTCTATGTACTTCCCCGACCTCGTTTGGATGGCCTGTGGTGGACTTCAGGGCCTGACAACTGAAAAATTAAGGCCGGTTAGGGCTTGCAGGATAATATTATTCCCAGATGCTAACGGCTTCGATACCTGGAATAAGAAAGCCGATGAAATCCGGGCCGCATTACCGGGTACACATATTGCTGTTTCAGGCCTGTTGGAAAAAAAATGCACCCCAACGGAAAAGCAGGCGGGGCTTGATATAGCTGATTTCCTTTTAAAGACGCCCTGGGCTGATTTTGAGGCCCAACAAGAAAAAAAGCACCAAGCCCTACAAAAAGAAAAGCAGATCCTGGAAGCGTCTAAAAACTCCCCACAGGATGAATATGATTTTGAAATTCTCAAAGACGGGTCAATAGTAGCCCTGACACCGGAAGGCTACCCGGCCGCTTGGGATCAGCCATCCCAAAATAACAAACTATATTTTTTTAACCGATAA
- a CDS encoding AAA family ATPase, whose translation MNTTTHAVNSLEEQHSKDNSIYPEIVAQEIEAIQNHAASNDVGLFELQTANDAIKEAASMPDPVYLFDCLIQEGEMVICFADTGLGKTVLCMQAAIHIAQQGYKVLFLDLELSKKQFQKRYTSDNGAAYKMPETLYRIGYSRMRRAPKDISYTGFFLQSLSALIDCTGAQVVFIDNLTKLAAGDTDTAKATIPILEGLNDLKAERGITIVAIEHNKKVDTTRPIQLNDLQGSKMKANLVDSVFTIGRSATDKYLRYVKQVKVRDGELRYDLENVALYQLVKDDYLRFELIGYGNEFEHLKNLTEKDTTARKEEARVLREQGVSNREIGRRMGVSEGAVRKWFKT comes from the coding sequence ATGAACACCACAACACACGCCGTAAATTCTTTGGAAGAACAACACAGCAAAGATAATTCAATTTACCCGGAAATAGTAGCGCAGGAAATAGAGGCAATACAGAATCACGCCGCCAGTAATGATGTAGGCCTGTTTGAATTGCAAACTGCAAACGATGCTATTAAGGAAGCTGCATCCATGCCCGATCCTGTTTACCTGTTTGATTGTTTAATCCAGGAAGGAGAAATGGTGATATGTTTTGCTGATACTGGATTAGGGAAAACTGTCCTATGTATGCAGGCGGCAATCCACATTGCACAGCAAGGATATAAAGTACTGTTTCTTGATCTTGAGCTTTCTAAAAAGCAGTTTCAGAAACGGTACACCTCGGACAACGGCGCTGCATACAAAATGCCTGAAACACTTTATCGTATAGGATATAGCCGTATGCGCAGAGCGCCCAAAGATATAAGCTATACAGGGTTCTTTCTCCAAAGCCTTAGTGCATTAATAGATTGTACCGGCGCACAGGTAGTTTTTATTGATAATCTCACAAAACTGGCGGCTGGCGATACCGATACTGCAAAAGCTACAATACCAATCTTAGAAGGGTTAAACGATTTAAAGGCTGAGCGAGGCATAACCATTGTGGCCATTGAGCACAATAAGAAGGTAGATACTACCCGCCCCATTCAATTAAACGATCTACAAGGCTCTAAGATGAAAGCCAACTTAGTGGATTCGGTTTTTACCATTGGCCGGAGCGCTACGGATAAATATTTGCGCTATGTAAAACAGGTGAAGGTTCGTGATGGAGAGCTTAGGTATGATCTGGAAAACGTGGCCTTATATCAGTTAGTAAAGGATGATTATCTACGTTTTGAATTAATTGGATACGGCAATGAGTTTGAGCACCTGAAAAACCTAACAGAAAAAGACACTACCGCCCGTAAGGAGGAAGCCCGCGTATTACGCGAACAGGGCGTAAGTAACCGGGAAATAGGAAGACGCATGGGTGTATCGGAAGGTGCTGTAAGAAAATGGTTTAAAACATAA
- a CDS encoding helix-turn-helix transcriptional regulator produces MQTTLMQIENVPYEKLLGDFTGIIKEAVRSEISAVMQTGEPKKRLMSRVEVAEEFGISLPTVHAWDAAGILRRHKVGRRTYFLRDQVMAAVKETKAELK; encoded by the coding sequence ATGCAAACAACTTTAATGCAAATCGAAAATGTTCCGTATGAGAAACTACTGGGGGATTTTACCGGTATAATAAAGGAGGCGGTTAGATCGGAAATATCGGCGGTAATGCAAACAGGCGAACCCAAAAAACGATTAATGTCGAGGGTAGAAGTTGCCGAAGAATTTGGTATATCCCTGCCCACGGTTCACGCTTGGGATGCAGCAGGAATTCTCCGGCGACACAAGGTCGGGCGGCGTACATATTTTTTGCGTGACCAAGTAATGGCTGCGGTCAAAGAAACCAAAGCAGAATTAAAATAA